AATGCAATCTAAAAGTACAGGATGGATGATGTATGTGAAGTATCATTTCATAAAATTGAGTAGACTGTTGTTAGGCGTTGCCCTAAGCTGGTGAGTAAGCTTAATTCAATCAAGTTGAAATTTACAATGGAATAGAAATGCAAACTGGTTATGTAGAGATGCAGAAAGAGAAAAAGAAGTAAAGCAAGCCGAGACCAAGAGAAATGTAAAGCAACCAGATGAACAAGTGGTTTTTGATTTTCAGGAACTGGAAAGCCAGAGTAGTTAGAGACATAACCTTTCACATGCGTCTTCGAGGGAAGAGAAGGGGCGCTTGAAATCGGGATGGCAGACCCGCCAGGCGTCCTGGTAGGCCATTTGCAGCTCGGCTTGGTTACCCGGACGGATAGCCCTCTGTTGGGGTTGAGGCTGTTGCTGCGGGTTCTCATTCGGATTTTGTTGGAGAACAGAATTGGGGTTAGGGTTAGGGTTGGGGTTGGGGTTGGGGTTGGGATTAGCATTAGGATTGGGGTTGGGATTAGGGTTCGAGATTTGGTTAGGTTGGAGATTGAGGGATCGGAGTGGGCGCAAATGAGCGTCGATGTTGGAAGGAAAACGAGAAATGGCAGCGGCCTGTTGCGCCTGTTGCTGTTGTCTTTGTAATTGCTGTAAAAGCAATAACTGTTGTTGTTGGTGTTGCTGCTGCTGCTGCTGGTGTTGCTGATGGTGTTGTTGTTGCTGTAACTGTAGTTGCTGCTGCTGCTGATGTTGAGCCATTGCTTTCGCGTCTTCCATCCTTCTCGAGATCTGTCTCTCGCTCAGAGTCAAGACTCAAAGACTGCTATGTCTGCTGCTCTCTGAGTTACATGTTAAAAGAGACGGAGCTCTTTCCGCTGAGGCAGATCACACAGGTCATCAAGTTTTCTTTATCCTGTATTATACCGCACTGTTGAGACCTTCCTCTCACCCTCGCATATTAGTGCGAGCCCAAGACTGAAATAATCTGCAATCGGCCCAACACTTGTATTTTGTCATCTACTTGTTTTTTTATTTTTACGTGAAATCCACACACTCTAAATTGAAAACTATACTTTCTTTTTCTTTTTTTAGTTAACGCATTCACAAAAAAAAAGTTTAAGTCACTAAAAGACAAAATTTAAGTTACCAAAAAATGAAATAAAGTGTGTGAATTTTAATTTGGGATGTGTGGATTTCACAACTTTTTTTTTTTGTCATCTACTTGTTTTGTTCAACGTATTGTCACGTCTGTTCTAGAATATTTACTTTGTGTGTGTTTTGGTCTAATGCTAGTCAAAAAAATGAATTCTGAATTTGTAGCGGTTTACTCTGAATCCCTCTGCTCCGTAAAACCCTGTTTGTCTAGGGTTTCAAGAATTTGAGTTTCGTCCCTGTCCGACGGCACGTCTCAGAACGATGTCGTCGGACGGGAGCATGGAAGGTGGGCAGTTGGTGCTCTTTCCCTGAAGGCTGGTGGTTATGGTGGAATGTGAGAGGCAGTCTCTCTATGAGAACGGACTAAAGAGTTGTTGACGATTTGGTGTTGCAGCGGGGTTCCAACAAGGGTTGGCAATCAATCAAGTGTGGCATTTTCGGCCTTGTCGGCTGTAAGGGGGCTGGATCGATGGTGCAGGGTGAAGGGGAGAACGTGGTGGTGTTGGATTACCCAGATCGAGTTCTTGATTCGGGTATGATCCCCCTGCTACATTTTGGTGTAGATTTTGGAGGGTGGTGCGCGCTGCTCCGTCATTGACAGGGACAGTGAAGTGATCGGACGATGACAACTCTGGTGGCGAGGAGGCGAATCTGTGCCCAAATGCCCTTCTCCTTTTTGGGCCGGGTTCTTGGTGGCTACCTTCTAATTCCAATGGTGTGGGGTGGGCTTGGGCCTTGATGGCCTGGGTGTGGGTCTTTAGTTTTAGTTTTTTAGTTTGTTTTGTTAGAGTTTAGCGTCCCTCCTCTTTGAGCGAGGGTTTATGGTTTTTTGGTAAGTTGGTGTCGGAGTCATGTTGTTGGGTGTGTCATGGTTATAGTGTCGTGTCCAGGGACTATTTTAATGTCGGTTAGTTCTTGTTGTCAATGTAATGGGGAGGTTACATGTGCATATATGCTTGTAATTTTGGCATATAGTGTTTGAAAGGGTTGTCATCTTGAGATTGACGGTGAGGATGTATCGAGGCTTAGGTTAGGTTACGGTTGAACCATTTTCGGTTTTTATCCACTGTAATCGCTGGTTGTAACGTTGGTTTGAATAAAATTCTTGATATTTCTCTAAAAAAAAAAAAAAGTTACCAAATTAGAATATGATTATGTTTCCTCCTACATACATAAGTGAACAAAATTCATAGAGTTACACTATCACACACAATAACGACTTGATTAGCTTCCATATCAAAGGTGTAAAAATAATCGAACATAACAGACTATGCTAGTACAACAACAATAATCCACACCATAAGTCCAAAACAATCAAGATTCAAGGTGTAGTCGGTAGTCGATAAATACCTCCTTGGCCCACGATGCTACCGAAAGCTCAGCATAAGGTAGACGAGCAGGCCTCACCCTAGAGGTCATAGCAGTCTGGGCCGGGCAGGAGACACACCACAGAAGGTCAAATAAACAAACCTTAGTAGCATATCTGTCCCACATCGTATAGCAGACAAAATATAAGTCAACTCAGGGCTATAAGTACAATGCTAAAGTCAATCAAAGAGGTAAGAAATCTCCTAGCATTAAATATTATACCAACCACATAACTAACTTAATCATCGGAGAAAGAAAAACCGGAAAGTCCCAGTCAATCTCCTCTAGCAGGTAGCTAGTCAACGACAAACAAGGGAAGAGATCACGCTAAGGGCTTCTACGAGGTCTACGGGATCTTGCAGAAACACAAGGTGACTTCAATTTCAAAACAAGTAATAATTGATTCATTTTTTGATTAATTTCAGTTTACCCCCATCAACTTAGGTCGATTATCATGTTAGTCCTTCTTTTTTCAATTTCATCAAAAACACCCCTCAACTCCTAATTTTTATCAACCGCGCATGTCCAAACCTCTAATCTCCATCTAATTCCTCTGTCAAGTGATGACTTGATATTAAGAAGAAAGAAAAAGGAAAATAGACAAATTGCATTCAATCCCACTAAAATCACCAAGGTTAGGGGGTTGTGATGGGAACGAAGATGTGTATCAATATGGGGAGAAAATGGTCCGAAAGGTAACTTTCAGAACTTGACTTTCTTCGTGATATCAAGTAATCACTTGACAAAAGAATTGGATGGAGATTGGAGGTTTGGACATGAGCGACTGATGAAAATTAGGAGTTGAGGGGTGTTTTTGATGAAATTGAAAGAATAAATACTAACATGATGATCGACATAAAGTTGATGGGGGTAAACTGAAATTAGTCCTTCATTTTTCATATAGAAAATTTCACATAAGTCTCATTCTCAACATTTTCTCCTACATAAGTTCATCTTAACAATTTTGCCCACACAAGTCCACTTTCGAAAATCATGTCAATCTTCTATTTTCATGTCAAATACTAATATTAAGTCGTGTTTTTGTACTTGCATAATTCTTTGCCTTGTAATTGTGGTAGTAGCTTTCGAAAATCATGTGAATTAGGATATTAAGGCCTCTCTTAACTTAGAGATCATTCGGCTAACCAAGAAATATTTGAAATGAAGTTGTGTGCTGATCAAAGATGGCAAAACCACAAAAGTAGCTTTACAGAACTATTGTAGTAGACTTTGTAAACTACAATAGTAGCTTTTTAAAACTATGGAAGTAGCTTTATACATAATTATGTCATTATAGAAGGCTACATAATTTTAGTATTTGTTAATGTCTGTATTAATTAGTATCTTTTCAACAAGATGATAGTATTTTGTATACACAATCATAGTATTTTTTCAATTTCTATGCTAGTATCTTCTCAACCTTTGATAGTAGATTTTGTTTTTCTAGGTAGTAGGTTTTGTTGCCTGTGATAGCAGCTATTGTTCTGCTTGACGGTAATAGTTTTTGTTAGTAGCGGTAGTAGATTTTGTTGCCGGTGATAGTATATTTTGTGACCCCGCCGGATATTGTTGGAAATCTCACTATAATAGCTTTTATAGCTAGTGGTAGTAGCTTTTGCGATCTTAGGTAACATTGTTGGAGGTCGGCCGGAAATTTTATCGGATGTCGGCCGAAGACCCGTCGGAGATCTCAAGGTCGGTCAAAAACTTTGTCGAAGAGGAGAGTAGTTGTTGACTTTTTACACTAGTGACATTTTCGTAAAGAGAACCTAATTTTGTTAAACTTTAATACCTAATATAAAACCTTATTTTGACTTGGGTGGACTTATGTGAGTAAAAATATTTGGATGAACTTATATAGAAGAAAATATCTCAAAATGAACTTCTATATAATTAGTTCCAATCTCGTATATGAACTTCTATATAATTAGTTCCAATCTCGTATTTGTAGTATCTTATACATTTAACAAATTGTTAACCAACAACAAATATTATATCAACGAGGTTATGAATTCATCAAGTATTAAATTATCATGTTCTAATGTACAAACGAATGCACAAAAGCCTAAAATACCAAACAAACATAAGTAGACACACAATCTCCGTTCAGCTATTCCTTCTTGCTGATGGGTTTTCCGTCTACATGATCAGGTTCCAATTCAAGGATAGGGATACATGGTGACCAATACAGTGGCAAGAGTGTGAGAAACGCTTGTATTAGGAGGGCAAGCGGAAGCCTTGAGAAATCATTTCCTGTAACCCCAACATAAGATGCAAGCGCAATACCAAGATATCCGCTCATAATGAATGCAACCGCTATTGCAGACATTACAAATGCCATTAGCGATCCCTCGCATCCCGGTGGGCAGAGTTTGGCTACAAGAATGCTGAAGGGCAGAATCTTAATAAACAAGAGAACCTCCGACAGTCCAGAAAATATAACGACATAAAAAGTGTCTGACAGGCCCATATTTCGGTAAAACCCTTGTGCAAACAAGGCATCAGAAATCATAAATAAAGCCATAGTAACCTGAATGGCTGAAATTAGTTTCCTTGGTGTGACCGATTTCAGGTGACGATTATAGATGACACTCCACATAAGCATCGCTGCCTGGCCAAACACCTTTGAGATTCCCAACACCGACGAGTCAATATTCAAATATTGTGTCTGGTAAAAGAACATCGTGCCTGTCAATGATGGAATGATGGCATATGATGCTGCAAACCATGTAATTGAGTAAGCAATCTCACGTTTTCTTAATGCAATTGAGAGCTCAGAAAGCTTCTCTCGAATTCCAACATCTAATCTTCTTTTGGGAAGGTTCATAGAGCTCTCCTTGACAAGAATGCTTATGAAGAACTGAATACCGAGGAGAAAGCCATAGAATAGGAACATATTTTGGGGAGAGTATCTGTCGATGGCAATACCACCTAGGAGAAATCCAAGAATTCCACCCACCGCTGAAGCCATCCAAACAAAAGACTGGAGCTCGCCCGAGGATGATGCTTGTGGATTTTTGGCGGAAGTATGTTGTTTTCCTGCCTCAGCAACAATGGCATCATTGGCAACCTCAGCAATTGAAGCTCCCAAATTACTAAACAGGAGATATAGGGTCATGGTGCTAATTGAGATCCCTGATTGGGAGAGGATCGCTATAGCTAACCATGACACTGCTTGTAAGAATGCTGCAACAATGAAGTATGTTAGAAATCAACAACAAAAACAACTACATAGGCTGGATTCATGAACTAAGAACAATGATGGAAACTTCATAGTTCTCATGAAATAGAATAATTACACTAATGAACAACATGAAGGACTGTAACCGATAGGGTGGGGACCTGAACTAACTGATAAGAACTTTAGGCACAGTATCAAAATGATATACGAGGCATCAGCCTGACATTTAAACTTTGAGAGAAGTTAGTGGATGTGTTGGAAACAGCATCATTTACAACAATGATTTGTATGTAATATTTTTATCAGATTTCAGATAGGAAAGGAGATGCGCCGTGACCGGAAAATCTCTTAAATTTTCTTTTTTCTCATCTCAGATACTTTCTTGCTTCTTATTTTGGTACCTTGCTTCTCCACTAAAGCAAAGCAAAAGAAAGCAGAGAAACTGGACTTAAAGCTTATTAGGAGTTTAAAATATACTTTACAGAAAGTAGATTGCAGAAGAAGGAAGGGCTGACCGCAGAGTCCTCTCTTGTTCTCTAAAGGAGTGCAAATATCACAAACCACAAGAGCAGCCAACTTAGTCTGCTTACAATCCACAGCTCTACATCATCCCCTCAATCGGATGTCTTTTGTTCATCTTGTCTGCAGAGCTTAGACTGGTATTCATGTATAAATGCTGGGCTTTGAACACTATGTTCGAATAGTTATCGCATATTACTTTGCATTCTGCGGTGCATGAGGTGTTTAGAGAAGTGCAGATAAAGCTCCTTTCAGAAAGATTGACTCCTTTGGAGAAGATAAAATGAAAAAGTTCAGAACCAACTAAAGCTAACTATCAATTCCCCATGCTGAAATAAAAGATCAATATGGAATTTAAAATTTTAAGGGTTTTTAATTGACAGAACTTGGCAGGATTCATTGTTTGGTTACTTGCACAAAGAATTTATTACTTCTCCTGTTCCAACATATAGTTTGAAAATAACTTTGGACTTTTTAAGTCCTAATTTTAAAGATTGGAGCACAATGTGTTTGGTTCAGCTATCAAATATAAGTATAAAGATGCCTCTTACACAGTCTCTGTGGCTATGTCAGTGCTTTTTTTATGTTATATCAAAGAATAATCACATACCAAGTTTTTTAAGTTGCTAGACAAACAAGTAGAATGCCATTGTCAAAAGCAAAACTAGTCACTCAGCTCAAAACTGCATCAAGTTATCATAGATTCATATCAAAATATCATTGCTATATTCGTTGCAAGGCCAGGGAAGGGAGAACCGACCATTTAATTCTAAACTGGTGGAGATTATTCAAGAAGATTAGTGTAAGTTTATGGTCTGTTAGTAATCAGTCAAATTGTGCTCTGAAGTG
Above is a window of Fragaria vesca subsp. vesca linkage group LG7, FraVesHawaii_1.0, whole genome shotgun sequence DNA encoding:
- the LOC101312199 gene encoding probable folate-biopterin transporter 7-like; translation: MVVRTRTTATWWVLGLGFWVQGFRCFPWLAVNFFLKDGLQVDSSTLQLLQNSANLPMVGKPLYGLVSDAVYISGQHRLPYLALGAFLQAVSWLAIAILSQSGISISTMTLYLLFSNLGASIAEVANDAIVAEAGKQHTSAKNPQASSSGELQSFVWMASAVGGILGFLLGGIAIDRYSPQNMFLFYGFLLGIQFFISILVKESSMNLPKRRLDVGIREKLSELSIALRKREIAYSITWFAASYAIIPSLTGTMFFYQTQYLNIDSSVLGISKVFGQAAMLMWSVIYNRHLKSVTPRKLISAIQVTMALFMISDALFAQGFYRNMGLSDTFYVVIFSGLSEVLLFIKILPFSILVAKLCPPGCEGSLMAFVMSAIAVAFIMSGYLGIALASYVGVTGNDFSRLPLALLIQAFLTLLPLYWSPCIPILELEPDHVDGKPISKKE